The proteins below come from a single Bactrocera dorsalis isolate Fly_Bdor chromosome 5, ASM2337382v1, whole genome shotgun sequence genomic window:
- the LOC105225230 gene encoding chitin deacetylase 1, translated as MAKLFVVFAILAVAAATASADRVRRQAATEEPKKEESFEKELCKDKDAGEWFRLVAGEGDNCRDVIQCTSSGLQAIRCPAGLYFDIEKQTCDWKESVKNCKSKNKERRVKPLLHTDEPLCQDGFLACGDGNCIERGLFCNGEKDCSDGSDENTCDIDNDPNRAPPCDPTVCVLPDCFCSEDGTSIPGDLPAKDVPMMITITFDDAINNNNIDLYKEIFKGRKNPNGCDIKATYFISHKYTNYSAVQETARKGHEIAVHSITHNDEERFWSNATVDDWAKEMAGMRIIIEKYANITDNSVVGVRAPYLRVGGNNQFTMMEEQAFLYDSTITAPLSNPPLWPYTMYFRMPHRCHGNLQSCPTRSHAVWEMVMNELDRREDPANDEYLPGCAMVDSCSNILTGDQFYNFLNHNFDRHYDQNRAPLGLYFHAAWLKNNPEFLDAFLYWIDEILANHNDVYFVTMTQVIQWMQNPRTISEAKNFEPWREKCVVEGKPACWVPNTCKLTSKEIPGETINLQTCVRCPNNYPWVNDPTGDGFF; from the exons ATGGCAAAGCTCTTTGTGGTTTTTGCCATTTTAGCTGTAGCTGCTGCGACAG CTTCTGCCGATCGTGTGAGACGTCAAGCCGCCACAGAGGAGCCCAAAAAAGAGGAATCCTTCGAAAAGGAACTCTGCAAAGATAAAGATGCTGGCGAATGGTTCCGTTTAGTCGCTGGAGAAGGCGATAACTGTCGTGATGTCATTCAGTGCACATCGTCG GGTCTGCAAGCCATCCGTTGTCCGGCTGGTCTGTACTTCGACATTGAGAAGCAGACTTGTGACTGGAAAGAGTCCGTAAAGAATTGTAAATCGAAGAACAAGGAGAGACGTGTCAAACCTTTGCTACACACAGACGAGCCACTCTGTCAAGATGGTTTCTTGGCTTGTGGTGATGGCAACTGCATTGAGCGCGGTCTCTTCTGTAACGGCGAGAAAGATTGCTCAGACGGTTCCGATGAGAACACTTGCG ATATCGACAATGATCCCAATCGCGCTCCACCCTGCGACCCcactgtgtgtgtgttgccCGATTGTTTCTGCTCTGAGGATGGCACTTCGATTCCCGGCGATTTGCCAGCCAAGGATGTACCTATGATGATCACCATTACCTTCGATGATGCcatcaataacaacaatattgaTTTGTACAAGGAAATCTTCAAGGGACGCAAGAACCCTAACGGTTGTGACATTAAGGCCACCTACTTCATTTCACACAAGTACACCAACTACTCAGCGGTGCAGGAAACAGCGCGCAAGGGACACGAAATTGCTGTGCACTCTATTAC TCACAACGATGAGGAGCGTTTCTGGTCGAACGCCACCGTCGACGATTGGGCCAAGGAAATGGCTGGCATGCGTATCATCATCGAAAAATACGCCAACATCACCGATAACTCAGTGGTGGGTGTACGCGCCCCTTACTTGCGTGTCGGCGGCAACAATCAATTCACCATGATGGAAGAACAAGCTTTCCTCTACGACTCCACAATCACTGCACCCTTGTCGAACCCACCGCTATGGCCATACACTATGTATTTCCGCATGCCACACCGTTGCCACGGCAATCTGCAGAGCTGCCCAACACGTTCGCATGCGGTGTGGGAAATGGTCATGAACGAATTAGATCGTCGTGAGGATCCGGCCAATGATGAATATTTACCTGGTTGCGCTATGGTTGATTCGTGCTCGAACATTTTGACCGGTGATCAATTCTATAACTTCCTCAATCACAATTTCGATCGTCATTACGATCAAAATCGTGCACCATTGGGTCTCTACTTCCATGCAGCATGGCTGAAGAACAATCCCGAATTCTTGGACGCTTTCCTCTACTGGATCGATGAGATCTTGGCCAATCACAATGATGTCTACTTCGTCACAATGACACAAGTCATCCAGTGGATGCAGAATCCACGAACCATCAGCGAGGCCAAGAACTTCGAACCATGGCGGGAGAAGTGTGTGGTCGAGGGCAAACCAGCCTGCTGGGTGCCCAACACCTGCAAATTGACCTCCAAGGAAATTCCCGGCGAGACCATTAACTTGCAGACCTGCGTGCGCTGCCCGAACAACTACCCATGGGTGAATGACCCAACCGGTGATGGTTTCTTCTAA